One stretch of Leptospira bouyouniensis DNA includes these proteins:
- a CDS encoding GNAT family N-acetyltransferase: MESPKSIKMIHTFLKDYYLRPLRKTDLDGPYSSWFSDQTITKYSSHGKFFKNENYFLSFYENLNREDQVVLAIFHTLDGHIGNLSLQDISWINRTAEFAIIIGNQNHQNKGVSYEASKYILEHGFNKLNLNKIYCGTSDQNIGMQRLALKLGMKEEGRRVDHLFLEGSYHDVLMYYILAKDWKT; encoded by the coding sequence TTGGAATCACCTAAATCTATTAAAATGATCCATACATTTTTAAAAGATTATTATTTAAGGCCACTACGGAAAACCGATTTAGATGGGCCTTATTCCTCTTGGTTCTCTGACCAAACCATTACAAAGTATAGTTCTCATGGGAAATTTTTTAAGAATGAGAACTACTTCCTTTCGTTTTATGAAAATTTAAATAGAGAGGACCAAGTGGTCTTAGCTATTTTTCATACTTTAGATGGACATATTGGCAATTTAAGTTTACAAGATATTTCTTGGATCAATCGAACAGCTGAATTTGCAATCATTATTGGAAATCAAAATCATCAAAATAAAGGTGTTTCGTATGAAGCATCAAAATATATCTTGGAGCATGGTTTTAATAAACTCAATTTGAATAAAATCTATTGTGGAACTTCTGATCAGAATATAGGAATGCAAAGGTTAGCTTTAAAACTGGGTATGAAGGAAGAGGGACGTCGTGTGGATCATCTTTTTCTAGAGGGAAGTTATCATGATGTTCTAATGTATTACATTTTAGCTAAAGATTGGAAAACGTAA
- a CDS encoding phytanoyl-CoA dioxygenase family protein: protein MLLQDQVSVQAKAKFKLYPTSLVGWFYYFRYRIYCLKSSYLRSIRRAKEQFNYFLFKGHVNLGDFSYDPSLGKPRGKSIDEKYFSFGYQLDFKDLPPNLLEYIKNLETIIEHYFGCEALVSKPNLWRNFHIDEQHYGKDIFSECFHQDLVRDHLNMQLFILLHDTNEELGPFEFLPYEEQSNHFDYYRKRNRIKPKANSIALVGKRGDALLISTGYVVHKAGNPMPGKHRDMLSLAFFPKYTGIGEPFSNL from the coding sequence ATGTTATTACAAGATCAAGTTTCTGTTCAAGCAAAAGCAAAGTTTAAATTGTATCCTACCTCACTCGTAGGTTGGTTCTATTACTTTCGGTATCGAATTTATTGTCTAAAGTCTTCCTATCTTAGAAGTATCAGGAGGGCAAAAGAACAATTCAATTATTTCCTATTTAAAGGGCATGTGAATCTTGGAGATTTTTCTTATGATCCAAGTTTAGGAAAACCAAGAGGCAAATCAATTGATGAAAAATATTTTAGTTTTGGATATCAGTTAGATTTTAAAGACTTACCTCCTAATTTACTCGAATACATTAAAAATTTAGAAACCATAATAGAACATTATTTTGGATGTGAGGCTCTCGTATCCAAACCAAATTTGTGGAGGAATTTTCATATAGATGAACAACATTATGGTAAAGATATTTTTTCCGAATGTTTTCATCAAGATTTAGTAAGAGATCATTTGAATATGCAGTTATTTATCTTATTGCATGATACAAATGAAGAATTAGGTCCATTTGAATTCCTCCCATATGAAGAACAATCGAATCATTTTGATTATTATCGAAAAAGAAATAGAATCAAACCTAAGGCAAACTCCATTGCTTTAGTTGGAAAACGAGGTGATGCTCTATTAATTTCAACAGGTTATGTTGTCCATAAGGCTGGTAATCCGATGCCTGGAAAACATCGAGATATGTTGAGTTTGGCTTTTTTCCCGAAGTACACTGGTATCGGAGAACCATTTTCTAATTTATAA
- a CDS encoding DUF4910 domain-containing protein, which translates to MLLTYHDLIKKIANYDRCHAGPEMEAAYDEVIKFYPGARKIQYPCGEKIFHWELPPYWSCEVAELIDPNGKLIASKKQSNLSVFSYSPSFSGKIDLEDLRSHLFTNPKKPKSIPFHFRNQYRHRNPEWGFCIPHEIYENLIPGEYTVNIQSNLDYNGKMTQVDFLKEGKSKKEIIFVGHFDHPDQINDGLSGCIAAFEVINRLKNRETKYSYRAFASVEIVGSVAYLNKEPGFAENIKAGTFLALCGINEQLIYQTSFYHQNILDRAYANVINTRGNKEVIFSHREKIGNDENVFDSVGYEIPMGTFLRWPFENYHTSDDNFQNYSKEAIEELIERTLQVVDILENDCIPVANFKGIPSLASPEIDLYLSPTNISQTRNTTAIEKFGDKLSKEDCEYIQGETDLLYHFMRITLRMIDGKNSVLDICEETKMPFGFAFWYIKQLETKGLVSLKEVEHL; encoded by the coding sequence ATGTTACTAACTTATCATGATTTAATCAAAAAAATTGCTAATTATGACAGGTGTCATGCAGGACCAGAAATGGAAGCTGCATACGACGAAGTTATAAAATTTTATCCAGGTGCGCGGAAAATCCAATACCCATGTGGAGAGAAAATTTTTCATTGGGAATTACCACCTTACTGGAGTTGTGAAGTAGCCGAATTAATTGACCCAAATGGAAAACTGATTGCCTCCAAAAAACAATCGAATCTATCGGTCTTTAGTTATTCACCATCCTTTTCTGGGAAAATAGACTTAGAGGATTTACGCTCTCATCTCTTTACCAACCCAAAAAAACCGAAATCCATTCCATTTCATTTTAGAAACCAATACCGACATAGAAATCCAGAATGGGGATTTTGTATTCCTCATGAAATTTATGAAAATTTGATTCCAGGTGAATACACCGTTAACATCCAGTCTAACTTGGATTATAATGGTAAAATGACACAAGTTGACTTTCTAAAAGAAGGTAAAAGTAAAAAGGAAATTATTTTTGTAGGTCATTTTGACCACCCAGACCAAATCAATGATGGTTTATCTGGCTGTATTGCTGCTTTTGAAGTGATCAATCGATTAAAAAATCGGGAAACCAAATACAGTTATAGAGCATTTGCGAGTGTTGAAATTGTTGGTTCTGTTGCTTACTTAAATAAAGAACCAGGATTTGCTGAGAATATTAAGGCTGGAACCTTTCTTGCTCTATGTGGAATCAACGAACAATTGATCTACCAAACTAGTTTTTACCATCAAAATATTTTGGACCGAGCATATGCCAATGTAATCAATACTCGAGGTAATAAAGAAGTAATCTTTTCACATCGCGAAAAAATAGGGAATGATGAGAATGTATTTGATTCGGTTGGTTATGAGATTCCGATGGGAACTTTTTTGCGATGGCCATTCGAAAATTATCACACAAGTGATGATAATTTTCAGAATTATTCAAAGGAAGCCATCGAAGAATTAATAGAACGAACTTTACAGGTGGTGGATATCCTCGAAAATGATTGTATCCCTGTAGCTAATTTCAAAGGGATTCCTTCTCTCGCAAGCCCTGAAATTGATCTCTATTTATCTCCTACCAATATTTCTCAAACAAGAAACACAACTGCAATTGAAAAGTTCGGTGATAAACTATCGAAGGAAGATTGTGAATACATCCAAGGTGAAACTGATTTATTGTATCACTTTATGAGAATTACTCTTAGGATGATTGATGGAAAAAATTCCGTATTAGATATTTGTGAAGAAACTAAAATGCCATTTGGTTTTGCTTTTTGGTATATAAAACAATTAGAAACAAAGGGATTAGTTTCTTTAAAGGAAGTTGAACATTTATGA
- the pseI gene encoding pseudaminic acid synthase has translation MNFEFSRNKKPFIIAEMSGNHNQSLERALEIVDSAANCGVAAIKIQTYTADTLTIDKSDGEFFISDPKSLWKGTSLYELYKKAYTPWEWHKAIFEYANKKGVLCFSSPFDFSAVDFLESLNAPAYKIASFENNDLPLIRKVAATKKPIIISTGMATIAEVAEAVDAVRSVGNEKLTLLKCTSTYPASPENTNILSIPAMRDMFRCEVGLSDHTMGIGVAVASVALGATVIEKHFTLRRADGGVDSTFSLEPEEMKALVVESERAWLSLGSVKLERSEAEEKSIIFKRSLYVVKDVKKGETFTSESVRSIRPGYGIPPKYIDIIIGSKAMFDIPRGTAVSWDMINGKK, from the coding sequence ATGAACTTTGAATTTTCTCGAAATAAAAAACCTTTTATCATCGCGGAGATGTCAGGAAATCACAACCAATCTTTAGAAAGAGCATTGGAGATTGTTGACTCAGCCGCAAATTGTGGAGTCGCAGCAATAAAGATACAAACCTATACTGCTGATACACTTACCATTGACAAAAGTGATGGTGAATTTTTTATTTCAGATCCAAAAAGTTTATGGAAGGGGACTTCACTTTACGAGTTGTATAAAAAAGCTTACACTCCTTGGGAATGGCACAAAGCTATATTTGAATATGCAAATAAAAAAGGAGTTCTGTGTTTTAGTTCGCCCTTTGATTTTTCAGCCGTAGATTTTTTAGAATCTCTAAATGCACCAGCGTATAAGATTGCATCGTTTGAGAATAACGATTTACCACTCATTCGGAAAGTGGCTGCAACCAAGAAACCCATAATCATTTCAACTGGGATGGCTACAATAGCAGAGGTTGCAGAAGCAGTGGATGCCGTAAGATCTGTTGGGAATGAAAAACTGACTCTTTTGAAATGTACAAGTACATATCCTGCTAGTCCCGAAAATACCAACATTCTTAGTATCCCAGCAATGAGAGATATGTTTCGTTGTGAGGTTGGACTGTCAGACCACACAATGGGAATTGGAGTCGCGGTTGCCAGTGTTGCACTTGGGGCAACAGTTATCGAAAAACATTTTACGTTACGAAGAGCAGACGGTGGAGTTGATTCCACTTTTTCTCTGGAACCAGAAGAGATGAAAGCACTGGTCGTGGAAAGTGAACGAGCTTGGTTATCACTTGGTTCTGTAAAACTGGAAAGATCAGAAGCAGAAGAAAAATCCATCATTTTTAAAAGATCTTTGTATGTAGTGAAAGATGTCAAAAAGGGTGAAACATTTACGAGTGAATCAGTTCGGAGTATTCGACCTGGTTATGGAATCCCTCCTAAGTATATCGATATTATTATCGGATCTAAAGCTATGTTTGATATTCCGAGAGGAACTGCAGTTAGTTGGGATATGATCAATGGAAAAAAATAA
- the cysC gene encoding adenylyl-sulfate kinase, which translates to MENNIVWLNHKVTPEDRANIKNQKPCMLWLTGLSGSGKSTIANALESYLNQYGFHTVLLDGDNLRFGLNKDLGFSPEDRSENIRRIGEVGKLFVEAGVIVIASLISPFLKDRKMVRDLFSENEFIEVYISTPLGVCESRDPKGLYKKARIGEIPNFTGIGSPYEEPVNPEIKIDTNIYDVPSSIEMIVSELKAKAILPSKGK; encoded by the coding sequence ATGGAAAATAATATAGTTTGGCTCAATCATAAAGTAACTCCAGAGGATCGAGCAAATATCAAAAACCAAAAACCATGTATGCTCTGGTTAACAGGCCTTAGTGGTTCTGGTAAGTCAACTATTGCAAATGCATTGGAAAGTTATTTAAATCAATATGGTTTTCATACAGTTCTCCTTGATGGTGATAACTTAAGATTCGGTTTGAATAAGGACCTTGGTTTTTCACCAGAAGATAGATCAGAGAATATTCGTAGAATTGGAGAAGTGGGGAAACTCTTTGTAGAAGCTGGAGTGATTGTCATTGCGTCTTTAATTTCACCCTTTTTAAAAGATCGAAAAATGGTTAGAGATTTATTTTCTGAAAATGAGTTTATTGAAGTGTATATTTCAACTCCATTGGGAGTCTGTGAGAGTCGAGATCCAAAAGGCTTGTATAAAAAGGCGAGAATTGGTGAAATTCCAAATTTTACAGGAATTGGATCCCCTTATGAGGAACCAGTCAATCCTGAAATCAAAATTGATACTAACATTTACGATGTTCCAAGTAGTATCGAAATGATCGTTAGTGAGTTAAAAGCAAAGGCAATTCTTCCTTCAAAAGGAAAGTGA
- a CDS encoding cytidylyltransferase domain-containing protein, whose protein sequence is MKKFVATIEARMTSSRLPGKVLLPVLGRPILGYLIDRLKKVQTIDEIVLATTINESDNPVVDFAKSEGISVFRGSEDDVLLRVVGAAKSVEADVIVEITGDCPIIDPEIIDQCIQLYKYNNASYVGNAHVRSYPDGMDVQVFSLNDLEKSGNLTNDKLDREHVSLYMRNHPELFPHLHLVAPTSVFWPELGLTLDEKQDFELLKSIIEHFNEIKKPYFSIYECVSYLKENPRLLEINKKVLRKGDT, encoded by the coding sequence ATGAAAAAATTTGTAGCAACCATTGAAGCAAGAATGACTTCTTCACGTTTACCTGGTAAAGTATTATTGCCAGTTCTTGGAAGACCAATCCTTGGTTATCTAATTGATAGATTGAAAAAAGTTCAAACAATCGATGAAATTGTACTCGCAACAACAATCAATGAATCTGATAACCCAGTCGTTGATTTTGCAAAATCCGAAGGGATTTCAGTGTTTAGAGGGAGTGAAGATGATGTTTTACTCCGTGTGGTTGGTGCAGCAAAGTCTGTGGAAGCTGATGTGATTGTTGAAATTACAGGTGATTGTCCTATCATTGACCCAGAGATCATAGACCAATGTATTCAATTATATAAGTACAATAACGCGTCTTATGTTGGGAATGCACATGTTAGAAGTTATCCGGATGGAATGGATGTGCAAGTGTTTTCATTAAATGATCTTGAGAAATCGGGAAATCTAACGAATGATAAACTAGACCGAGAACACGTTTCTCTATATATGAGAAATCATCCAGAGTTATTTCCCCATTTACATCTTGTTGCACCTACTTCTGTGTTTTGGCCTGAATTAGGCCTTACACTGGATGAAAAACAAGACTTTGAACTTTTGAAATCGATCATTGAACATTTTAATGAGATCAAAAAACCTTATTTTAGTATTTATGAATGTGTTTCCTATTTAAAAGAGAATCCTAGATTATTAGAAATCAATAAAAAAGTATTAAGAAAGGGTGATACTTAG
- a CDS encoding sulfotransferase family protein yields MIFVTGMFRSGTTFVARLLNQSDEISFASDPFFAVLKDFRNTLSNESAHKVDPHAPLEDYYFDESKYNFFRTIQNTRLGDVKIPNLKYLKEFTEASSFPYSELLSKQIHKISADNYGDFLKQGEQILREVYGNKRLSGFKEVWANEFAPHIINVFPNTSKVIHIIRDPRAILVSNFYSEGRYAILFLARQWRKLVTLAYHYTKSNQNNMIIKYEDLILNPKETIQGICNFVGINFDEKLLSTEEITDGGNKKWTQNSTFQENASTGFNQSSVNRWKDKIKNSDRLAIEFLCYPEMKLLGYSDFLDESYKDISSTYLIDEKDKLAKWILPYSELNIPIEFEKEKNRLGLLSKNVTEKEKELNFLIPSFYEELKTI; encoded by the coding sequence ATGATTTTTGTTACAGGAATGTTTCGTTCGGGAACTACTTTTGTTGCTCGTCTGTTAAACCAATCGGATGAAATATCTTTTGCATCAGATCCATTTTTCGCTGTATTGAAAGACTTTCGGAATACTCTTTCAAATGAGTCTGCCCACAAGGTGGATCCACATGCTCCTCTTGAAGATTATTATTTTGATGAGAGTAAGTATAATTTTTTTAGAACAATACAAAATACTCGTTTGGGTGATGTGAAAATTCCTAACTTAAAGTATTTGAAAGAGTTTACGGAAGCTTCTTCGTTTCCATATTCTGAATTGTTATCCAAACAAATTCATAAAATAAGTGCTGATAACTATGGGGACTTTTTAAAACAAGGGGAACAAATATTACGCGAGGTATATGGCAACAAAAGATTGTCTGGATTTAAAGAAGTATGGGCAAATGAATTTGCGCCTCATATCATCAATGTATTTCCGAATACTTCAAAGGTTATTCATATCATTCGTGATCCAAGAGCGATTTTAGTATCAAATTTTTATTCGGAAGGACGTTACGCAATTCTATTTTTGGCTCGCCAGTGGAGAAAACTTGTTACACTTGCTTACCATTATACAAAATCAAATCAAAACAATATGATCATAAAGTATGAAGATTTGATTTTAAATCCGAAAGAGACCATTCAAGGGATTTGCAATTTTGTAGGTATTAATTTTGATGAAAAATTGCTGAGTACAGAAGAGATCACAGATGGTGGAAATAAAAAATGGACTCAAAATTCAACCTTTCAGGAAAATGCATCTACAGGATTCAATCAATCTTCTGTGAATCGATGGAAGGATAAAATCAAAAATTCAGATCGATTGGCAATTGAATTTCTCTGTTATCCTGAAATGAAATTACTTGGTTATTCTGATTTCTTAGATGAATCTTATAAAGATATTTCATCTACCTACTTAATCGATGAAAAAGATAAATTGGCTAAATGGATTTTGCCATATTCTGAATTAAATATTCCAATAGAATTCGAAAAAGAAAAGAACAGGCTTGGATTGTTATCAAAGAATGTTACTGAGAAAGAAAAGGAATTAAATTTTCTTATCCCTTCTTTTTATGAGGAATTAAAAACAATTTAA
- a CDS encoding Gfo/Idh/MocA family protein, producing the protein MKAFIVGLGQIGMGYDYKEDYHVSCLTHLNAVLAHDGYELVGGFDVSLERRNMFESKSKVSSFDDLLQGLTKTNPDIVILSTPTETHFEILKTILKQKFLKAILCEKPVSYDDEEATQMVELCQKNNVKLFVNYQRFYLPSSDLIKKRLYPSNTKIEFLKGVCWYSKGLIHNGSHFINLLESWLGNLKSIESIESHQYWSNEDTEPDALFSFQNGKVFFISSRESDFSHYSIELVTSEGKLTYKNGGDEIYWQDKVPDPTFPGYTILSKNMELIESNSLQSQYFVLDKILKHMENHNSVAVCEAYSTLNMIRMLRKLKVEK; encoded by the coding sequence TTGAAAGCATTTATAGTTGGTCTTGGGCAAATTGGAATGGGGTATGATTATAAAGAAGATTACCATGTTTCTTGTTTAACCCATTTGAACGCTGTACTTGCACATGATGGATATGAATTAGTCGGTGGATTTGATGTTTCCCTAGAAAGACGAAACATGTTTGAATCTAAATCAAAGGTTTCAAGTTTTGATGATCTTTTGCAGGGGCTAACGAAAACAAATCCCGATATTGTTATCCTTTCCACACCGACCGAAACACATTTTGAAATTCTGAAAACAATATTAAAACAGAAATTTTTAAAGGCCATATTGTGTGAAAAACCTGTTTCTTACGATGATGAAGAGGCAACGCAGATGGTTGAATTGTGTCAGAAAAATAATGTAAAATTATTTGTTAATTACCAAAGGTTTTACTTACCGTCATCAGATTTGATAAAGAAGAGATTATACCCCTCTAACACAAAAATCGAATTTCTAAAGGGTGTTTGTTGGTATTCAAAAGGCTTAATTCATAATGGAAGCCATTTTATCAATCTTTTGGAATCTTGGTTGGGAAATTTAAAGTCAATTGAATCAATTGAATCACATCAGTATTGGTCAAACGAGGATACGGAACCTGATGCTTTATTTAGTTTTCAAAACGGAAAAGTGTTTTTTATCTCATCGAGGGAATCAGATTTTTCCCATTATTCCATTGAACTAGTTACTTCCGAAGGGAAACTCACTTATAAAAACGGGGGAGATGAAATCTATTGGCAAGATAAGGTTCCAGATCCAACCTTCCCTGGTTATACTATACTTTCTAAAAATATGGAACTAATCGAAAGTAATAGTCTTCAAAGCCAATATTTTGTTTTAGATAAAATTTTAAAGCATATGGAAAATCATAACTCTGTAGCAGTTTGTGAAGCATATAGTACGTTAAATATGATTAGAATGTTAAGAAAATTAAAGGTTGAGAAATGA
- a CDS encoding acyltransferase: MLQKIFRILANISYWRIKPLRFNLRLDIDNEASLNLNQSSHLPCPLYVSKGAILQVGENFRIAKDGIITVRDVGSKITINDHVSIGANCSLAVSSGFHLNIGKGTSIHSNAIFSGAINIGEDCLFGPSVTLLSTTHNIDGRQKIRELDAIYYKEHGHSKNGPIEIGDDCWLGVNSVILPGVKLGKGCVVGANSVVTKNFPDYSIVGGVPAKLLKKRI; encoded by the coding sequence ATGTTGCAAAAAATATTTAGAATTTTGGCTAACATCTCCTATTGGAGAATCAAACCGCTTCGTTTTAACTTACGATTGGATATTGATAACGAAGCAAGTTTAAATTTAAACCAATCGAGTCATCTTCCTTGTCCTCTTTATGTTTCAAAAGGTGCCATACTACAAGTCGGAGAAAATTTTCGCATTGCAAAGGATGGAATCATAACCGTTAGAGATGTTGGTAGTAAGATTACGATCAATGATCATGTAAGTATTGGTGCCAATTGTTCACTCGCGGTTTCGTCTGGATTTCATCTAAACATTGGAAAAGGTACTTCTATACATTCAAATGCTATTTTCTCAGGTGCGATAAACATTGGAGAAGATTGTTTATTTGGACCTAGTGTAACTTTACTTAGCACAACTCATAATATCGATGGAAGGCAAAAAATCAGAGAATTAGATGCTATTTATTATAAAGAACATGGACATTCTAAAAATGGTCCAATCGAAATCGGTGACGATTGTTGGCTTGGAGTAAATTCCGTAATTTTACCAGGTGTTAAATTAGGGAAAGGATGTGTTGTCGGTGCTAATAGTGTTGTGACTAAGAATTTCCCAGACTATTCGATTGTTGGTGGGGTTCCAGCAAAGTTATTAAAGAAAAGAATTTAA
- a CDS encoding DegT/DnrJ/EryC1/StrS family aminotransferase, whose translation MSDTLALLGGSKVINFELNRYNSLGPEEVEAAKKVVESGNLSQFLGCWDPDFYGGPKVQEFEKNCREYFNVKHAITVNSWTSGLIAAIGAIGIEPGDEIIVSPWTMSASATAILHWNAIPVFADIEPNTYCIDPVSIEKNISPYTKAIMVVDIFGQSANMEEINRIAKKHNLKVINDTAQSPGSLYKGKYTGTLGDIGGYSLNYHKHIHTGEGGILVTNDDELAERMQLIRNHAEAVVKDKGVTNLTNMVGYNFRLGEIECAIGIEQLKKLDSKIKSRIHAAERLRNGLKGLSGLKLPEIRSGATHVYYIFPMEIDEKVTGVSKNRIYEALVAEGVSDISLQYANLHLLPMYQKKIAYGSKGFPWTSDICKREVDYSKGICPVAEGLNDSTYLGYEMCVREFPDEHVDLVIRAFQKVWNHLNLLK comes from the coding sequence ATGAGTGATACATTAGCATTGTTAGGTGGTTCAAAGGTCATTAATTTTGAATTGAATCGGTATAATTCTTTGGGCCCCGAAGAAGTTGAAGCTGCTAAAAAAGTAGTGGAAAGTGGAAATTTATCTCAATTTTTGGGATGTTGGGATCCTGATTTTTATGGTGGCCCCAAAGTACAAGAATTCGAAAAGAATTGCAGAGAGTATTTTAATGTGAAACATGCAATCACGGTTAATTCTTGGACATCGGGACTGATTGCCGCAATTGGTGCGATTGGCATTGAACCTGGAGATGAAATTATTGTCAGCCCTTGGACAATGTCTGCCTCTGCAACAGCAATCCTTCACTGGAATGCAATTCCGGTTTTTGCAGATATAGAACCGAATACCTATTGTATTGATCCAGTCTCCATAGAAAAAAATATCTCACCATATACAAAAGCAATCATGGTTGTAGATATCTTTGGACAATCTGCAAATATGGAAGAGATCAATCGAATCGCAAAAAAACACAATTTAAAAGTAATAAATGATACTGCCCAATCTCCTGGCTCCCTTTATAAAGGTAAATATACAGGAACGTTAGGTGATATTGGTGGTTATAGTTTAAATTACCATAAACATATCCACACAGGTGAAGGTGGTATCCTTGTTACAAATGATGATGAACTTGCTGAGAGAATGCAGTTAATTCGAAATCATGCGGAAGCTGTTGTGAAAGATAAGGGAGTTACCAACCTAACGAATATGGTAGGTTATAACTTTCGATTAGGTGAAATTGAGTGTGCAATTGGCATTGAACAATTAAAAAAATTGGATTCCAAAATTAAGTCTCGGATTCATGCCGCTGAAAGATTAAGAAATGGATTAAAAGGTTTATCTGGATTAAAATTACCTGAAATTCGATCTGGGGCAACTCATGTTTATTACATTTTTCCAATGGAGATTGATGAAAAGGTAACAGGGGTAAGTAAAAACAGAATTTATGAGGCATTGGTTGCGGAGGGAGTTTCTGATATTTCTTTGCAATATGCAAACCTACACCTTTTGCCGATGTACCAAAAGAAAATTGCATATGGTTCGAAAGGTTTTCCTTGGACTTCTGATATATGTAAAAGAGAAGTGGACTACTCTAAGGGAATTTGTCCCGTTGCTGAAGGTTTAAATGATTCAACTTATTTAGGATATGAAATGTGTGTAAGAGAATTCCCTGATGAACATGTTGACTTAGTGATCAGAGCATTTCAAAAAGTTTGGAATCACCTAAATCTATTAAAATGA
- a CDS encoding FAD/NAD(P)-binding protein, with amino-acid sequence MEKNNHLSVAIVGAGLSGSLLAINLLKNTFDGKIEIFLIESTKKRFGRGVAYSPNSIYQKLNVPAKGMSLFPENPNHFVDWWKSNGKNYFYLGESYDENSFFPRFIFGDYLESTLNSNIQTKSSNKEFFTINDEVIDATKIESQWKIKLSSGAELIVDNLILATGNIPPGNPSYLAKEVLDSKRYLHNPWDDSLFESIQQNESLGILGSGLSMVDVIMTLKRKNFQGKIVSFSRSGKLPKVHSKPDHMNPTPFPTLKGNANEDVHLIRNWIRENEGISDVHLMNVIRPFTSEIWKSWDAKNQLRFIRHVRPFWESFRHRIPSESMAIISEWIQFGKLTFLKARIQSSKLENDSIEISTLEPHAKLGSYRFDRLINCTGPDTKLKEVKSDLYTNLKKKGYITQSENGIGFVTGNLGQVKTKEGKFLENLYCLGPLRKNELWESTALREIRDQVIELTSVISNINTKNTDPLNQSSL; translated from the coding sequence ATGGAAAAAAATAATCATTTATCGGTTGCTATAGTTGGGGCTGGACTTAGTGGTTCATTACTAGCCATCAATTTATTAAAAAATACTTTTGATGGAAAAATTGAAATATTTTTAATTGAATCAACAAAAAAAAGATTTGGAAGAGGTGTTGCATATTCACCGAATTCAATTTATCAAAAATTAAATGTTCCTGCAAAAGGTATGAGTTTGTTTCCAGAAAATCCGAATCATTTTGTGGATTGGTGGAAATCGAATGGAAAGAATTATTTTTATTTGGGAGAAAGTTATGATGAAAATTCATTTTTCCCTAGGTTTATTTTTGGTGATTATTTAGAATCTACTTTGAATTCCAATATTCAAACAAAATCATCCAATAAAGAATTTTTTACAATCAATGATGAAGTAATTGATGCAACAAAAATTGAATCTCAATGGAAAATCAAACTTTCTTCGGGTGCGGAGTTAATTGTAGACAATCTTATACTCGCAACAGGGAATATACCACCTGGAAATCCAAGTTATCTAGCAAAGGAAGTATTAGATAGTAAACGTTATTTACATAATCCATGGGATGATAGTTTATTTGAATCAATTCAACAGAACGAATCCTTAGGTATATTAGGTTCTGGATTGTCAATGGTTGATGTAATTATGACCTTAAAAAGAAAAAACTTCCAAGGGAAAATTGTTTCGTTTTCAAGGTCAGGAAAATTACCCAAAGTTCATTCGAAACCAGATCATATGAATCCAACTCCTTTTCCTACATTGAAAGGAAATGCAAACGAAGATGTTCATCTGATTCGGAATTGGATTCGAGAAAATGAAGGAATTTCCGATGTTCATTTAATGAATGTAATCAGACCTTTCACTTCCGAAATTTGGAAATCTTGGGATGCTAAAAACCAACTTCGATTCATACGACATGTTCGTCCATTTTGGGAATCCTTCCGTCACAGAATTCCTTCCGAGTCTATGGCGATTATTTCTGAATGGATTCAATTTGGAAAACTAACATTTTTAAAAGCAAGAATTCAATCTTCCAAACTGGAAAATGATTCTATTGAAATTTCTACCTTAGAACCTCACGCAAAATTAGGATCTTATCGGTTTGATCGTCTGATCAATTGTACAGGACCTGATACAAAGTTGAAGGAAGTAAAAAGTGATTTATATACCAATTTGAAGAAGAAAGGATATATCACCCAATCGGAAAACGGAATTGGATTTGTCACAGGAAATTTAGGTCAAGTAAAAACAAAAGAAGGTAAGTTTTTAGAGAATTTATACTGTTTGGGACCACTTAGAAAAAATGAATTATGGGAATCAACTGCTCTGCGGGAAATTAGAGACCAAGTAATCGAGTTAACCTCTGTTATTTCAAACATAAACACAAAAAATACCGATCCACTGAATCAATCTAGTTTATAA